A window from Rhizosphaericola mali encodes these proteins:
- a CDS encoding Rrf2 family transcriptional regulator: MNNTRFATVIHILTLLADNANQWLNSDWIASSININPVIVRKELVLLHAKGWVESRKGKEGGSTLCVNSEKINLGDIYLLVKNSNVLGKKNTNTNPMCSIGNSINDKLESLYSETDDLVLGLLKNKTLADFVHEFN; encoded by the coding sequence ATGAACAATACAAGATTTGCAACGGTTATACATATTTTGACATTATTGGCAGACAACGCCAATCAGTGGCTCAATTCTGACTGGATTGCGAGCAGTATTAATATTAATCCAGTTATAGTACGCAAAGAATTGGTTTTGTTGCACGCAAAAGGTTGGGTAGAAAGCCGCAAAGGGAAAGAAGGCGGCAGTACATTGTGTGTCAATAGCGAAAAAATCAATTTGGGAGATATTTATTTATTGGTCAAAAATTCCAATGTTTTGGGAAAGAAAAATACTAATACCAATCCGATGTGTAGTATTGGCAACAGTATCAATGATAAATTAGAAAGTCTTTATTCAGAAACGGATGATTTGGTATTGGGTCTTTTGAAAAATAAAACACTAGCAGATTTTGTACACGAATTTAACTAA
- a CDS encoding aldo/keto reductase, with the protein MKKRILGNNGLDVSALGLGCMGMSFGLGEPMDKNEAIKLIRAAVEKGVTFFDTAEVYGPFTNEELVGEALAPFKNQVKIATKFGFDVGGIQGGLNSRPEHIKAVAEASLKRLKIESIDLFYQHRVDNDVPIEEVAGAVKDLIQEGKVKNFGMSEASAKTIRKAHAVQPVAALQSEYSLFWREPEKEIIPTLEELGIGFVPFSPLGKGFLTGKIDEKTAFDKSDFRNIVPRFSEENRKANLALVELLKSVAVEKNATPAQIALAWLLAQKPFIVPIPGTTKLHRLEENLGAVNVELSVEDLETINAAANKLNLQGERYPENLQKLVGR; encoded by the coding sequence ATGAAAAAGAGAATATTAGGAAACAACGGATTGGATGTGTCCGCACTAGGATTGGGATGTATGGGAATGAGTTTTGGGTTGGGTGAACCAATGGATAAAAATGAGGCAATCAAATTAATACGTGCTGCGGTAGAAAAAGGAGTAACTTTCTTTGATACGGCAGAAGTGTACGGCCCTTTTACAAATGAAGAATTGGTGGGCGAAGCCTTAGCACCTTTCAAAAACCAAGTAAAGATTGCGACCAAATTTGGATTTGACGTGGGAGGTATTCAAGGCGGTTTGAATAGTCGTCCAGAACATATCAAAGCTGTTGCGGAAGCGTCTTTGAAACGTTTGAAAATAGAATCCATTGATTTGTTTTACCAACATCGCGTGGACAATGATGTGCCTATTGAAGAGGTCGCTGGCGCGGTAAAAGATTTGATTCAAGAAGGTAAAGTCAAAAATTTTGGAATGTCTGAAGCGAGTGCAAAAACAATCCGAAAAGCACACGCAGTACAACCTGTAGCGGCTTTGCAAAGTGAATATTCTTTGTTTTGGCGCGAACCAGAAAAAGAAATCATTCCTACTTTAGAAGAATTGGGAATTGGTTTTGTGCCTTTTAGTCCATTAGGAAAAGGATTTTTGACTGGGAAAATTGACGAAAAAACGGCGTTTGATAAATCGGATTTTAGAAATATAGTTCCTCGTTTTTCGGAAGAAAATCGCAAAGCAAATTTGGCATTAGTTGAACTATTAAAATCTGTCGCTGTTGAAAAAAATGCAACACCTGCACAGATTGCATTGGCTTGGCTATTGGCGCAAAAACCATTTATAGTTCCAATTCCTGGTACGACTAAGTTGCACCGTTTGGAAGAAAATCTTGGCGCTGTCAATGTGGAATTAAGTGTAGAAGATTTGGAAACAATTAATGCTGCGGCAAATAAACTAAATTTGCAAGGTGAACGCTATCCTGAAAATTTGCAAAAACTAGTAGGCAGATAA
- a CDS encoding NAD(P)-dependent alcohol dehydrogenase, whose translation METFEVKAYGTEAIDADLKPLNIKRRIIQADDIEIDILYCGVCHSDLHTARNDWGGSKYPVVPGHEIVGRVTKVGKDVTKLKVGDLAGVGCIVDSCQHCSSCAEDLEQYCLNGFTGTYNAPDKILGGYTFGGYSEKVVVNEHHVLRIPETLDLKAVAPLLCAGITTWSPLRHWNVKEGSKVAVVGLGGLGHMAIKLAKGLGADVTLFSRSTNKIDDAKALGCDHVVISTDDNEMKAVAGQFDVIIDTVPYVHDINPYVATLIISGTIVLVGYLGPLDPMLNTVPMILGRKSVAGSVIGGIAETQEMLDFCGEHNIVADVEMIDMQYINDAYERMLKSDVKYRFVIDMASLKN comes from the coding sequence ATGGAAACTTTTGAAGTAAAAGCATATGGCACCGAAGCTATAGACGCGGATTTGAAACCACTCAATATCAAACGTAGAATCATACAAGCAGACGATATCGAGATTGATATTTTGTATTGCGGCGTTTGTCACTCTGACTTGCACACTGCGCGAAACGATTGGGGCGGCTCCAAATATCCAGTTGTTCCTGGTCACGAAATCGTGGGTCGTGTCACTAAAGTCGGTAAAGATGTTACCAAGTTAAAAGTTGGTGATCTTGCTGGCGTTGGTTGTATAGTAGACTCTTGTCAACATTGTAGTAGCTGCGCGGAGGATTTAGAACAATATTGTTTGAATGGATTTACCGGAACGTATAATGCTCCTGACAAAATCCTTGGTGGTTATACCTTTGGTGGCTATTCCGAAAAAGTAGTTGTGAATGAACATCACGTTTTGCGTATTCCCGAAACTTTGGATTTAAAAGCGGTCGCTCCACTATTGTGTGCGGGTATTACGACTTGGTCTCCATTAAGACATTGGAATGTGAAAGAAGGAAGCAAAGTTGCCGTTGTTGGACTGGGCGGTTTGGGACATATGGCGATCAAACTAGCAAAAGGTTTGGGTGCAGATGTGACTTTGTTTTCTCGTTCTACCAACAAAATTGACGATGCAAAAGCCTTGGGCTGCGATCACGTCGTTATCTCCACGGATGACAACGAAATGAAAGCCGTTGCCGGACAGTTTGACGTTATCATCGACACCGTTCCTTATGTGCACGATATCAATCCTTATGTCGCTACTTTAATTATTAGTGGCACGATAGTTTTGGTAGGTTATTTAGGGCCATTGGATCCAATGTTGAATACAGTTCCGATGATTTTGGGTAGAAAAAGTGTTGCGGGTTCTGTGATTGGCGGTATCGCTGAAACACAAGAAATGCTTGACTTCTGTGGCGAACACAATATCGTTGCGGATGTCGAAATGATTGATATGCAATACATCAACGACGCCTACGAAAGAATGTTGAAAAGCGATGTTAAATACCGCTTTGTCATTGATATGGCGAGTTTGAAGAACTAG
- a CDS encoding helix-turn-helix domain-containing protein, whose product MKPTIEIDRYVFGFSQLDHIADLDGSVIIPNGMIDMMFCKTLNGKFMVGLIGLETQPKLIPVQSIERFFCVSFKPLGLDYILKKSIADLVNGGMHLPMDFWNINEDNLADFNSFCHQITEKIKALIPQKLDERKVELFNYIYKNKGEVSIHELSEKIFWSERQINRYFKQLLGISLKSYCNILRFQASLKHIKDGELYPQLNYTDQSHFIKEIKKLSGVSPKVLFKNPDHRFLQFLVFDKD is encoded by the coding sequence GTGAAACCTACGATTGAAATAGATCGTTATGTCTTTGGCTTTTCCCAATTGGACCACATTGCCGATTTAGATGGAAGCGTAATTATTCCAAATGGGATGATTGATATGATGTTTTGCAAAACACTCAACGGTAAATTTATGGTTGGATTAATCGGTTTGGAAACCCAACCCAAACTAATACCAGTACAATCTATAGAGCGTTTTTTCTGTGTGAGTTTTAAGCCATTAGGGTTAGATTATATTTTAAAAAAATCGATAGCAGATCTTGTAAATGGCGGTATGCATTTACCTATGGATTTTTGGAATATTAACGAGGATAATTTAGCAGACTTTAATTCATTTTGCCATCAAATAACAGAAAAAATAAAAGCATTGATTCCTCAAAAATTGGACGAAAGGAAAGTGGAATTGTTCAACTATATATATAAAAATAAGGGAGAAGTTAGTATCCACGAATTATCTGAAAAAATATTCTGGAGTGAACGACAAATTAATCGATACTTCAAACAATTGTTAGGTATTTCACTAAAATCCTATTGTAATATTTTACGTTTTCAAGCGTCTTTGAAACACATTAAAGATGGCGAATTATATCCTCAACTCAACTATACAGACCAATCACATTTCATCAAAGAGATAAAAAAACTTTCGGGAGTTTCACCGAAAGTTTTATTCAAAAACCCAGACCATAGATTTCTGCAGTTTTTAGTATTTGATAAGGACTAA
- a CDS encoding flavodoxin, translating into MKYLVSVISFFRMMIFSSCSHAEQPNLNKNDSLHNRKILIVYLSRTNNTKVVAELIHKNVGGDLVALELQNPYPENYQKIVAQVQQENENNTLPTLKTEIDSIEKYDVIFLGFPTWGMQLPPPMKSFLSQYDFGGKTIVPFNTNAGYGLGSTIQTIKTLAPKSNILKEYSTKGGIERDGILFVMKGDKVIEVKSEVNKWLKSIGF; encoded by the coding sequence ATGAAATATCTAGTTTCTGTAATCTCATTTTTTAGAATGATGATTTTTTCAAGTTGCTCCCACGCGGAGCAACCAAATTTGAACAAAAATGATAGTTTACATAATAGAAAAATACTAATCGTTTATCTATCTAGAACGAATAATACAAAAGTAGTCGCAGAATTGATCCATAAAAACGTTGGAGGTGATTTGGTTGCATTGGAATTACAGAATCCATATCCAGAAAATTATCAAAAAATCGTGGCACAAGTGCAACAGGAAAATGAAAATAACACACTTCCCACATTAAAAACAGAAATTGATAGTATTGAAAAATACGATGTTATTTTCTTGGGATTTCCAACTTGGGGAATGCAATTACCGCCGCCAATGAAAAGTTTTCTATCTCAATATGATTTCGGCGGAAAAACAATCGTTCCGTTCAATACTAATGCTGGTTACGGTTTGGGTTCAACTATTCAAACCATAAAAACGTTAGCTCCAAAGTCCAACATCTTAAAAGAATATTCGACAAAAGGTGGAATAGAAAGAGACGGTATTTTATTTGTAATGAAAGGAGACAAGGTAATTGAAGTAAAGTCTGAAGTAAATAAATGGTTGAAATCAATCGGGTTTTAG
- a CDS encoding NAD(P)H-binding protein: MKNVLIIGASGSLAKYVIDTLGHLSDVHLTLLARSRNRISNDTSHCTVVDADVMDYQKLSDAVKGQDIIYVNLAGDLDTLSKNIIRAMKENDVSRVIAISSIGIFDEPVKAILKPYRALSDNFEKSGLQYTILRPEWFTNADEVDYAITQKGTPETGSAISRKSIAAFVASLVQNPNEHINENLGISKPD; this comes from the coding sequence ATGAAAAATGTACTTATAATTGGCGCAAGTGGAAGTCTTGCCAAATATGTAATTGATACTTTGGGACACCTTTCTGATGTACATCTTACCTTACTGGCGAGAAGTCGTAATCGAATCTCCAACGACACTTCTCATTGTACAGTTGTAGACGCAGATGTGATGGATTATCAGAAACTTTCAGATGCTGTCAAAGGACAAGATATTATTTATGTCAATCTTGCTGGTGATTTGGATACATTATCCAAAAATATTATTCGGGCGATGAAGGAAAATGATGTTTCAAGAGTGATCGCTATTAGTTCGATTGGTATTTTTGATGAGCCCGTTAAAGCGATTTTGAAACCTTATCGTGCACTTTCGGATAATTTTGAAAAATCAGGTTTGCAATACACAATCCTACGTCCAGAATGGTTTACAAATGCAGATGAAGTAGACTATGCAATTACTCAAAAAGGAACACCAGAAACAGGTTCCGCTATTTCGAGAAAGAGTATAGCAGCTTTTGTAGCAAGTCTCGTTCAAAATCCTAACGAACATATTAATGAAAATTTGGGAATAAGTAAACCGGATTAA
- a CDS encoding aldo/keto reductase, translating into MKNVKLNNGVEMPILGYGVYQIPNYDECKQSVLAALEAGYRSIDTAQAYQNEKAVGDAIKESGIYRNELFITTKLWITDYGYEKAQKAFALSMEKLQLDYLDLYLLHQPFNDVYGSWRALEELNKAGKIRAIGVSNFYPDRLVDLISFNEIAPAVNQIETHPFNQRDEDQKVMQKYGVQQESWAPFAEGKHNFFENEELSSIGKKYGKSVAQVTLRWMIQRDIVVIPKSITPSRIKQNFDVFDFELTEDEMNQIKGINLNESSFFDHRDADRVEWFAGLVR; encoded by the coding sequence ATGAAAAATGTAAAATTAAATAATGGTGTAGAAATGCCCATTTTAGGATATGGTGTTTATCAAATTCCAAACTATGACGAATGTAAACAAAGTGTTTTAGCCGCTTTGGAAGCGGGTTATAGAAGTATTGACACGGCACAAGCTTATCAAAATGAAAAAGCCGTTGGTGATGCCATTAAAGAAAGTGGTATTTATCGTAACGAACTATTCATCACAACCAAATTGTGGATTACAGATTATGGTTATGAAAAAGCGCAAAAAGCGTTTGCATTATCAATGGAAAAATTACAACTTGACTATTTGGATTTATACTTGTTGCATCAGCCTTTTAACGACGTTTACGGTTCGTGGCGCGCACTAGAAGAATTGAATAAAGCAGGTAAAATAAGAGCGATTGGCGTTAGTAATTTTTATCCGGATCGTTTGGTAGATTTGATTTCGTTTAATGAAATTGCACCTGCAGTTAATCAGATAGAAACGCATCCATTTAATCAAAGAGATGAAGATCAAAAAGTGATGCAAAAATACGGTGTGCAGCAAGAGAGTTGGGCGCCATTTGCGGAAGGCAAACATAACTTTTTTGAAAATGAAGAGCTTTCTAGTATTGGTAAAAAATATGGTAAATCTGTAGCACAAGTGACTTTGCGTTGGATGATACAAAGAGATATTGTCGTGATTCCAAAGTCGATTACGCCATCTCGAATTAAGCAAAATTTTGATGTTTTTGATTTTGAATTGACAGAAGATGAGATGAATCAGATCAAAGGAATTAACCTAAATGAAAGTAGCTTTTTTGATCATCGTGATGCGGATAGAGTAGAATGGTTTGCTGGTCTAGTAAGATAA
- a CDS encoding NAD(P)-dependent alcohol dehydrogenase: MNTKEIKAYGSGSTTEPLHEITINRREVQAHDVEFEILYCGICHSDLHQIHNDFGHTMWPIVPGHEIVGRVTAVGAHVTNFKVGDMAAVGCIVESCQHCEYCAEGEEQFCDEGVTFSFNSQDKISGGHTFGGFSKTYVCDEKYVLHMPAFEDLASAAPLLCAGITVYSPLKHWNAGPGKNVGILGIGGLGHVAIKIAKAMGAHVTVFTTSASKVEDAKRLGADDAVLSTDAEQMAKYVRTQHFILDTVSAKHDVNTYLNLLKPDGAVVLVGLPPEALEIGAFNVVGGRKSFSGSNIGGIRETQEMLDFCFEHNIVADSEIINIDYVNTAFERLEKGDVHYRFVIDMATLN; the protein is encoded by the coding sequence ATGAATACTAAAGAAATTAAAGCCTACGGCTCAGGTTCAACCACAGAACCTCTACACGAAATAACGATCAATCGTAGAGAGGTGCAGGCGCACGACGTGGAATTTGAAATCTTGTATTGTGGTATTTGCCATTCAGATTTACATCAAATTCACAATGATTTTGGACATACTATGTGGCCGATTGTTCCAGGTCATGAGATTGTAGGTCGTGTAACTGCAGTTGGCGCACATGTGACAAACTTCAAAGTGGGAGACATGGCAGCAGTTGGTTGCATAGTTGAAAGTTGTCAACATTGCGAATATTGCGCAGAAGGAGAAGAACAATTTTGTGATGAAGGTGTAACTTTTTCATTCAATAGTCAAGACAAAATTTCTGGTGGTCATACATTTGGCGGTTTTTCCAAAACTTATGTTTGCGATGAAAAATATGTTTTGCATATGCCCGCATTTGAAGATTTAGCGTCAGCCGCGCCATTGCTTTGTGCAGGAATTACAGTATATTCTCCATTAAAACATTGGAATGCAGGTCCAGGTAAAAATGTAGGTATTTTGGGTATTGGTGGTTTAGGTCACGTTGCGATTAAAATTGCCAAAGCGATGGGCGCACACGTAACTGTTTTCACAACTTCTGCGTCGAAAGTGGAAGATGCAAAAAGATTAGGTGCAGATGACGCCGTCCTTTCTACAGATGCGGAACAAATGGCCAAATATGTTCGTACCCAACATTTTATTTTAGATACAGTCTCTGCCAAACACGATGTGAATACTTACCTTAATCTATTGAAACCAGACGGTGCTGTTGTGTTGGTTGGTCTGCCTCCAGAAGCATTGGAAATAGGAGCCTTCAACGTTGTTGGTGGTAGAAAAAGTTTTTCCGGTTCCAATATTGGAGGTATTAGGGAAACGCAAGAAATGTTGGATTTCTGTTTTGAACACAATATCGTTGCCGATAGTGAAATTATCAATATTGACTACGTAAATACCGCTTTTGAACGACTAGAAAAAGGCGATGTGCATTATCGTTTTGTGATTGATATGGCGACTTTAAATTAA
- a CDS encoding LLM class flavin-dependent oxidoreductase: MKKIGFLSFGHWEEHPSYQTKTASDVLLQSIDLAVAAEEIGVDGAYYRVHHFAKQLASPFPLLAAVGAKTSKIEIGTGVIDMRYENPLYMVEDAGAADLISGGRLQLGISRGAPEQVMDGWKYFGYEPNDGETDSDMGRRKGLEFFKALDGVGFGKPNPNPMFPNPPGLLRLEPYAAGLKERIWWGAGSNATAIWAAEQGMNLQSSTLKDNESNKPFHAQQADQIRLYKEAWKNAGHTRTPRVSVSRSIFAIVNDQDRMYFGHEARRGDQVGMIEAGKSAIFGRSYAAEPEQLIKDLAQDEAIQEADTLLLTIPNTLGVKYNVHVLESILKYVAPELGWR; encoded by the coding sequence ATGAAAAAAATAGGTTTTCTGTCGTTTGGACATTGGGAAGAACATCCTAGTTACCAAACAAAAACGGCTAGCGATGTCTTATTACAGTCGATTGATCTAGCGGTAGCAGCGGAAGAAATTGGTGTAGACGGCGCATATTACAGGGTGCATCATTTTGCCAAACAACTGGCTTCGCCATTCCCCTTATTGGCCGCTGTTGGAGCGAAAACAAGCAAAATTGAAATCGGAACTGGCGTAATCGATATGCGTTATGAAAATCCGTTGTATATGGTAGAAGATGCAGGTGCCGCAGATTTGATTTCTGGCGGTCGCTTGCAATTGGGCATCAGCCGTGGCGCACCCGAACAAGTGATGGATGGTTGGAAATATTTTGGATACGAACCAAACGACGGTGAAACAGATTCGGATATGGGGCGACGTAAAGGTTTGGAATTTTTCAAAGCATTGGACGGTGTCGGTTTTGGGAAACCAAATCCGAATCCTATGTTTCCGAATCCACCAGGTTTATTGCGACTAGAGCCATATGCTGCAGGTTTGAAAGAACGTATTTGGTGGGGTGCAGGATCAAATGCGACAGCAATATGGGCGGCCGAACAAGGAATGAATTTGCAAAGTTCTACACTCAAAGACAACGAAAGTAACAAGCCTTTTCACGCGCAACAAGCCGATCAAATTAGATTGTACAAAGAAGCTTGGAAAAATGCTGGACATACAAGAACGCCGCGCGTCTCGGTCAGTCGTTCCATATTTGCGATTGTTAACGATCAAGACCGTATGTATTTTGGACACGAAGCACGTCGTGGAGATCAAGTTGGTATGATTGAAGCGGGCAAAAGTGCTATTTTCGGAAGAAGTTATGCTGCAGAACCCGAACAATTGATTAAAGATTTAGCACAAGATGAAGCGATTCAAGAAGCGGATACTTTGCTATTGACTATTCCAAATACTTTAGGCGTAAAATATAACGTACACGTATTGGAATCGATTTTAAAATATGTAGCACCAGAACTAGGTTGGAGATAA